One Vespula pensylvanica isolate Volc-1 chromosome 3, ASM1446617v1, whole genome shotgun sequence DNA window includes the following coding sequences:
- the LOC122627558 gene encoding HEAT repeat-containing protein 5B isoform X1 gives MMMELSHSLTLNEDALDQIPEAKRPVFIFEWLRFLDKVLVAAQKSDIKGCQQKLVEQLTKHMQGAPGPPTRRLIARCLATLFSVGDTFLLFDTVNKCNDILKNKDDSPSFLPTKLAAICCVGCMYEKLGRMMGRSYEETVQILIKSLRSAESQMRIEIMHTLEKVCAGMGSAITNVHKEIYKVSRHYLTDRVMAVRCAAAKCLLEMLNHALFLYTTEIESVATLCFRAFEGSNYEVRCAVAKLLGSLVAMTQIPAPKGKNPAVAQNKGSKQISLEEVLNILMSGFLRGGVGFLKGTGEIIKGTSSINREVRVGVTHAYVVFVQMLGGTWLERNIGVLVAHVLDLVTNPKAANSHVDAVYSRKCVNFILHGTIGKLLSEGAQAAACKEIAHIILKQMNSIDFSPENAKDCNQETLFSQHLLVCALQEMGNLILGLGTTASNLLSDQSLSLTDTIMAVLIHPCQAARLAASWCLRCICVAVPSQITPLIDRCVDGIENMRSSPEAIAGYSSALAAVLGSVRFSPLGVPHTKGKIIFNTAEELLRSASQNSRLSLNRTHAGWLLIGAIMTLGTAVVKGLLPRMLLLWRNSFPRSNKELESEKARGDAFTWQVTLEGRAGALSAMHSFLLHCSELLNDDITRRLLTPIESALAMLTNLSTVLKNYGQQLKAPAAMVRLRLYETLLLLPPQTFEGSYTHLLRMLVSEFTLTENPGNTTTSLLRTVCHANDSVILGTWLQETDHRMIEDQLESNRRADLDHLQPNSAAGSGALEHNSCCLYRPVPHDEIVPGPLPLGVAVIDLSISLFGQIFPRVANKHRLQMLDHFSECIKHTKSGRQEAIQMNVFTAVLSGLKGLNEAKTGFGQEDVKKSATNLIISTLVSSNSILRWAAGEAVGRMAQVISDPKFTAELAQTSFDRLKSARDVASRTGHSLALGCLHKYVGGMGSSQHLNTSVSILLALAQDNSSPVVQVWALHALALIADSGGPMFRGYVEPTLSLALTLLLNVPQSYIDVHQCIGKVLSALITTIGPELQGNTTTICMARSSFLCACAIMQDHQDPLVQAEATGCLQQLHLFAPRHVNLSSLVPTLCRTLSSNHLLLRKAAISCLRQLVQREAKEVCEHAMTLANESRGTNVVEGLVITETGLPGVLFSMLDTETDSKLIKDIHDTLTSMLQILAADNLSQWLSLCKDVLTIASESSTTEEGNIANIEDSTADNENTDVEGDDDQAEFHADESTKQRPTITPRWPTRVFAAQCVRRIVAACVNNKQAHFDLALAKEMQLSKGKGDFLVLHLSDLVRMAFMAATSDCDPLRLEGLKTLQEIIDKFAKVPEPEFPGHLLLEQFQAQVGAALRPAFSTETASHVTAAACEACSAWIGSGVARDLNDLRRVHQLLVSSLEKLREGHTRPQLYNESLSTLERLAILKAWAEVYVVAMIKDGTALNSHNTSITNVNRADDSTGEEFGEFEFQNESLLSLVQPELLSLSQYWLAALRDHALLSLPPEFSSQLPHDGGAFYTTDTMESARPYYAESWAPILHAAALWLNARGFGISNTNDETKTSNVSSNNINNNNNNNNNISTKIDTNVERFHLLFGICMEALCSPRSSESTQNIETCLNALYTLLDSVWARKILITDRSLSIELCNVLHRLLLTRGNYVIQMVTMEVLKQVMKAAQEDLTEKKKEKLKELSPTQEENNETIELDLLGEGGETGELIPGKSLVFALLEVCLCLLVRQIPALNPNPGSATAILSQKGYIPTEESGKLIASALNVMESLPVLCSPQGAIAILPTLLYLATGVIRETAVRVDNDFGKTSSETPVHAALHCVKSLTINKYAKDDRSQTQWTGLLQSALAKVIDLAKTGNDETKMDEVAMMLSIAVFVLHALPDVISAPNLQFPCINHFRHAFQSDNMLVKLKCVQTLKTIFLHPERMISTPYIHSLAPRLVEYLYSDKSKQVTNELELSFTLECISTVEALIGLAELSNRDLLQGIQMLTLLVPILINYLLEGDQLQNASKYQITLHQQSFQWLNKIGPKYPQEFKTLMSQSTELKTKLENAVRSSHQQALRHSRPAEPVKHQIKMSTPSIKLKTDFSNFN, from the exons ATGATGATGGAGTTGAGTCATAGTCTGACCCTCAACGAGGATGCCCTTGATCAGATTCCTGAAGCTAAAAGACcagtttttatatttgaatggTTGCGTTTTCTGGATAAGGTTTTAGTCGCTGCACAGaag AGCGACATAAAAGGATGCCAACAAAAATTAGTAGAACAATTAACTAAACACATGCAAGGTGCTCCTGGACCTCCCACACGTCGTCTTATTGCAAGATGTCTTGCGACTTTATTTAGTGTGGGTGATACGTTCCTTCTATTTGATACCGTTAATAAATGTAACGacattcttaaaaataaagatgacTCACCAAGTTTCTTACCGACAAAGTT aGCTGCAATATGTTGTGTTGGATGCATGTATGAAAAATTAGGAAGAATGATGGGAAGATCTTACGAGGAAACTGTACAAATTCTGATAAAATCGTTACGTTCTGCAGAGTCACAAATGCGAATAGAAATAATGCATACTTTGGAAAAg GTATGTGCTGGTATGGGATCTGCGATTACAAATGttcacaaagaaatatataaagtttctAGACATTATTTGACTGATAGAGTAATGGCTGTTAGGTGTGCTGCAGCAAAG TGCTTGTTAGAAATGTTAAATCATGCACTGTTCCTTTATAcaacagagatagaaagtgtAGCAACATTATGTTTTCGAGCATTTGAAGGTTCAAATTATGAAGTAAGATGTGCTGTTGCTAAATTATTAGGTTCCTTGGTGGCAATGACACAAATTCCAGCTCCTAAAGGAAAAAATCCAGCAG TTGCACAAAATAAAGGTAGTAAACAAATATCTTTAGAAGAAGTGCTAAATATTCTAATGTCAGGCTTTTTGAGAGGTGGAGTTGGTTTCTTAAAAGGTACTGGTGAAATAATCAAAGGTACTTCCAGCATAAATAGAGAAGTTCGAGTAGGTGTGACTCAT GCATATGTTGTGTTTGTTCAAATGTTAGGAGGTACATGGTTAGAACGAAATATCGGTGTGTTGGTAGCACATGTATTAGATCTTGTAACTAATCCAAAAGCAGCTAATTCACATGTTGATGCAGTATATTCAAGAAAATGTGTTAACTTCATATTACATGGTACTATAGGAAAATTACTCAGTGAAGGAGCTCAAGCTGCTGCTTGTAAAGAAATAGCACATATAATATTGAAGCAGATGAATTCAATTG ATTTTAGTCCGGAAAACGCTAAAGACTGCAATCAAGAAACGTTATTCAGTCAACATTTATTAGTATGTGCCCTTCAAGAAATGGGAAATTTAATATTAGGATTGGGTACAACAGCATCCAACTTACTATCTGATCAATCTTtga gTTTAACGGATACGATCATGGCTGTTTTAATACATCCATGTCAAGCAGCAAGACTTGCAGCCTCTTGGTGCTTACGTTGCATTTGTGTTGCCGTCCCCAGTCAAATAACACCTTTAATTGATCGATGCGTAGATGGTATCGAAAATATGCGAAGTTCACCAGAGGCCATCGCTGGTTACAGTAGTGCGCTTGCTGCTGTTTTAGGAAGCGTTCGTTTTTCACCACTTGGTGTACCACATACAAAgggaaaa ataattttcaatactGCAGAAGAACTCTTAAGAAGTGCAAGTCAAAATAGTCGTTTATCGTTAAATAGAACTCACGCCGGCTGGCTTTTAATCGGAGCTATAATGACACTAG GTACAGCAGTGGTTAAAGGTTTACTACCAAGAATGTTACTCTTATGGAGGAACTCTTTTCCACGTTCAAACAAAGAATTAGAAAGTGAAAAAGCACGTGGTGATGCATTTACTTGGCAAGTGACATTAGAAGGTCGAGCAGGTGCTTTGTCTGCTATGCATAGCTTTTTATTACATTGTTCAGAACTTTTGAACGACGATATTACAAGACGACTCTTAACGCCGATTGAATCAGCACTTGCAATGTTAACAAA CTTATCTACAGTGCTAAAAAATTATGGCCAACAATTAAAGGCTCCTGCTGCTATGGTTCGTTTACGTTTATATGAaactttattattgttaccACCTCAAACTTTTGAAG GTTCTTATACTCATCTTTTAAGAATGTTAGTATCAGAATTTACATTGACTGAAAATCCTGGAAATACAACTACATCTTTATTACGTACTGTTTGTCATGCTAATGATTCTGTCATTCTTGGTACATGGCTACAAGAAACAGATCATCGTATGATTGAAGATCAA TTGGAATCAAACAGAAGGGCAGATTTGGATCAT TTGCAACCTAATAGTGCTGCAGGGTCTGGAGCACTAGAACATAATTCTTGCTGTTTATATCGTCCAGTTCCTCAC GATGAAATAGTCCCTGGACCTTTGCCTTTGGGAGTAGCAGTTATcgatctttctatttctctctttggaCAAATCTTCCCTCGAGTAGCAAATAAACATAGATTACAAATGCTAGATCACTTCAGTGAATGTATAAAGCATACAAAATCTGGTAGGCAGGAAGCAATACAAATGAATGTTTTTACGGCTGTATTAAGTGGTTTAAAAGGACTCAATGAAGCAAAAACTGGTTTTGGACAAGAAGATGTTAAAAAATCAGCGACTAATCTTATTATT AGTACACTTGTAAGCAGTAACTCTATCTTGCGATGGGCTGCAGGAGAAGCTGTTGGAAGAATGGCACAGGTTATATCAGATCCTAAATTCACAGCAGAATTAGCACAAACCAGTTTTGATCGATTAAAGTCTGCTCGTGATGTTGCAAGTAGGACAGGACATTCTTTGGCATTAGGTTGCCTTCATAAATATGTTGGAGGAATGGGCTCCAGCCAACATCTCAATACTAGTGTTAGCATATTACTTGCTCTTGCCCAAGATAATTCATCTCCTGTAGTGCAA GTATGGGCATTGCATGCTCTTGCACTTATAGCAGATTCAGGTGGACCAATGTTCCGAGGTTACGTAGAACCTACATTGTCTTTGGCATTGACTCTTCTTCTTAATGTTCCTCAATCTTATATTGATGTACATCAATGTATAGGAAAAGTATTGTCCGCTCTTATCACAACAATAGGCCCAGAATTACAAG gaAATACTACAACGATCTGTATGGCTCGATCATCGTTTTTATGCGCTTGTGCTATTATGCAAGATCATCAAGATCCACTTGTACAAGCTGAAGCTACAGGATGTCTTCaacaattacatttatttgcaCCAAGACACGTTAATTTGTCTTCTCTTGTTCCTACGTTATGT CGAACTTTATCAAGCAATCACTTACTTTTACGTAAAGCAGCAATATCTTGTCTTCGTCAACTTGTTCAACGCGAAGCAAAAGAAGTTTGTGAACACGCAATGACACTGGCAAATGAAAGTAGAGGTACTAATGTGGTAGAAGGGCTTGTTATAACAGAAACGGGTCTTCCAGGTGTTTTATTTAGTATGCTGGATACAGAAACAGATagcaaattaattaaagatatacATGATACGTTAACGAGTATGCTACAAATATTAGCTGCTGATAATTTGTCTCAGTGGCTATCACTTTGTAAGGATGTACTGACAATTGCATCAG aATCAAGTACAAccgaagaaggaaatattgCGAATATCGAAGATAGTACAGCAGATAATGAAAATACTGATGTAGAAGGAGATGATGATCAAGCAGAATTTCATGCTGATGAATCTACGAAACAACGACCAACCATTACTCCTAGATGGCCAACAAGAGTTTTTGCTGCTCAATGTGTAAGACGCATTGTAGCTGCTtgtgtaaataataaacaagcTCATTTTGATCTTGCACTAGCTAAAGAAATGCAATTATCTAAAGGGAAAG gTGACTTCTTAGTGTTGCATCTCTCTGATTTGGTACGAATGGCATTTATGGCTGCAACTAGTGATTGTGATCCTTTACGTCTTGAAGGTCTCAAAACATTGcaagaaattattgataaatttgcTAAAGTTCCTGAACCAGAATTTCCTGGACATCTTTTACTTGAACAGTTTCAAGCacaa gtaGGTGCTGCATTGAGACCAGCATTTTCTACGGAAACAGCATCTCATGTTACAGCTGCTGCTTGCGAAGCTTGCAGTGCTTGGATTGGAAGTGGTGTTGCTAGGGATTTAAACGACTTAAGAAGAGTACATCAGTTACTTGTCTCttcattagaaaaattgaGGGAAGGTCATACACGTCCACAGCTTTACAATGAAAGTCTGTCCACTCTTGAACGTTTGGCAATTTTAAAAGCATGGGCAGAG GTATATGTAGTTGCTATGATTAAGGATGGTACAGCATTAAATAGTCATAATACATCAATTACTAATGTAAATCGAGCAGACGACAGTACTGGTGAAGAATTTGGTGAATTCGAATTTCAAAATGAAAGTTTGTTAAGTTTAGTACAACCTGAGCTTTTAAGTTTAAGTCAGTATTGGTTAGCTGCTTTGAGAGATCATGCTTTACTTTCATTACCACcag aATTCTCTAGTCAGTTACCACATGACGGTGGAGCTTTTTATACGACAGATACGATGGAATCTGCTCGTCCTTATTATGCAGAATCGTGGGCTCCTATACTTCATGCTGCTGCTTTATGGCTTAATGCTAGAGGATTTGGAATATCAAATACAAACGATGAAACAAAAACTTCAAATGTTTCCagtaataacataaataataataataataacaataataatatttcaactaAGATTGATACAAATGTCGAACGTTTCCATCTACTTTTtg GAATATGTATGGAAGCTTTATGTAGTCCACGGTCTTCTGAGTCTACACAAAATATAGAAACATGCTTGAACGCCCTATATACCCTGCTTGATTCTGTATGGGctcgtaaaattttaattacagaCAGATCATTATCCATTGAATTGTGTAATGTTCTACatag attactTTTAACAAGAGGAAATTATGTAATTCAAATGGTAACAATGGAAGTTTTAAAACAAGTAATGAAAGCAGCTCAAGAAGATctgacagaaaaaaagaaagagaaactaaaag AATTATCACCAACACaagaagagaataatgaaACGATAGAATTAGACTTATTAGGCGAAGGAGGAGAAACAGGAGAGCTTATTCCAGGCAAATCACTAGTATTTGCCTTGTTGGAAGTATGCTTGTGCTTACTGGTTCGTCAGATACCAGCGTTAAATCCTAATCCAGGTAGTGCAACAGCCATTTTATCTCAGAAAGGTTATATACCTACAGAAGAAAGTGGAAAACTCATTGCTTCTGCTTTAAATGTTATGGAGTCATTACCAGTACTTTGCTCGCCACAAG gtGCTATAGCAATTTTACCAACTTTGTTATACTTAGCGACAGGTGTAATAAGAGAAACAGCAGTACGGGTTGATAATGATTTTGGAAAAACCAGTTCAGAAACACCTGTTCATGCAGCATTACATTGCGTTAAAAGTCTTACTATTAACAAATATGCAAAAGATGATAGAAGTCAAACTCAGTGGACAGGGCTATTACAAAGTGCTTTAGCAAAAGTTATTGATCTTGCTAAAACAG gtaATGATGAAACAAAGATGGATGAAGTTGCTATGATGTTAAGTATTGCAGTATTTGTCCTACATGCATTACCAGATGTTATCAGTGCACCTAATTTACAATTTCCTTGTATAAATCACTTCAGGCATGCTTTTCAATCAGACAATATGCTA GTTAAATTGAAGTGTGTTCAAACTTTGAAAACAATATTCTTACATCCTGAACGTATGATAAGTACTCCCTATATTCATTCATTGGCACCTAGATTGgtggaatatttatatagcgATAAAAGTAAACAAGTTACAAATGAATTAGAGCTTTCCTTTACATTAGAATGTATTAGTACAGTAGAAGCTCTCATAGGATTGGCTGAATTATCCAATC GAGATCTTTTACAAG GTATACAAATGTTAACATTACTTGTTCCGATTTTAATCAACTATCTCTTGGAAGGTGATCAACTCCAAAATGCTTCCAAATATCAAATAACATTGCATCAACAAAGTTTTCAATGGCTGAATAAAATAGGACCAAAATATCCACag GAATTTAAAACATTGATGTCTCAATCGACAGAGTTAAAAACTAAATTGGAAAATGCAGTAAGATCCAGTCATCAACAAGCACTAAGGCACTCTAGACCTGCAGAACCTGTAAAACATCAAATCAAGATGTCTACACCttccataaaattaaaaacagatttttctaatttcaactag